The Cottoperca gobio chromosome 6, fCotGob3.1, whole genome shotgun sequence genome has a segment encoding these proteins:
- the LOC115009378 gene encoding LOW QUALITY PROTEIN: neuronal cell adhesion molecule-like (The sequence of the model RefSeq protein was modified relative to this genomic sequence to represent the inferred CDS: deleted 1 base in 1 codon) produces MMERRRMDEALLVLFLVHLATALEVPLDLLEGLPQPPTITHQSPKDYIIDPRENIVIHCEAKGKPHPSFSWTRNGTHFDIDEDPNVTMKPHSGTLVVDISRAKAEHYESVYQCTSRNKHGTAVSNNIVVQQSRSPLWSKEKIRAMVVQEGVSLVLACRPPAGLPPPIIFWMDNNFQRLPQSSRVSQSLNGDLYFSNVLREDTRNDYICYARFPYTQTIQQKQPITVKVLNMDAINDTMAAFYNDTDLFSEEPADERKPTFLNPSGSSSSKMVLRGQVLEMECIAEGLPTPEISWTKVSGDLPAKRTSFLHYQKTLRIVNVSESDAGDYRCTARNQLGSAHHTIHVMVKASPYWISGAPRNLVLAPGENGVLTCRASGTPKPSVTWAMNGIPIENSPKDLSRKVEDDTIIFTVVQTGSSAVYQCNVSNDYGYLLSNAFVNVLSEPPRVLTQSNKVYQVIKNQPALIDCASFGSPIPKITWFKDSRSSTLDGDPYIVHDNGTLEIHVAQARNSGKYTCVARNILGIYENHVYLEVKEPTRILKQPEYKVVQRGKSVVFECKVKHDASLIPTMTWLKDDGELPDDERLIVDSDSLTITDVTENDAGVYTCIMNTTLDHDSASAELTVVEATPTPAVVYERPDPPTDLELTDQKKRSVQLTWTPGDEHNSPIQKFLIQYEDSLHHRGHWHNLTEVSGTKTTAHLKLSPYIHYTFRVLAFNTVDFSRPSFPSRMFKTEPAAPDENPTGVQGFGTEHDNLVISWKPLSGLQSNGPGLHYRVMWRQEVVDSDWTEVTVANNSKFVVSGTPTFVPYELKVQAANDHGPGPEPAVAHGYSGEDLPVAAPENVQAMVLNSSLAEVHWDPVPSKLIRGHLKGYKVYYWRDRSLHKHNPHHAEKQILTFSENHNHGMLPGLHPFSLYSFNVKLFNGKGEGPSSPTQQFETPEGVPSPPASLSVTDTNLDSLTLDWSPPADRNGHITGYTLKYQPVNNSNELGPVEELALPANETSVTLLNLKYSTRYKFYLNAKTVRGAGLAISREAVTIMDEALISQHDVDVGTGNTQTPHPIARSPPHRPPHKAQPVSPFGNISSSFGEDGTLISWEYWGPEKNVYVEYIVKNSEGEEEWQKELVNGSQNVMLKGLKGGLSYRVRLVAQGHHDRLLHHSEELLVSVPAVASRQVDIATQGWFIGLMCAIALLILILLIICFIQRNKGGKYPVKEKEDAHTDPEFQPMKDDDCTFGEYSDNEDHKPLKGSRTPSNGTVKRDDSDDSLVDYGEGGDGQFNEDGSFIGQYSGKSASRETAEGHESSEAPSPINAMNSLNSFV; encoded by the exons atgatggagagaaggaggatgGACGAAGCACTGCTGGTGCTGTTCCTGGTACACCTCGCCACTGCGCTGGAGGTCCCACTAGACC TTCTGGAAGGAT TGCCACAGCCACCAACCATAACTCACCAATCCCCCAAGGATTACATCATTGACCCACGAGAGAACATTGTAATCCACTGTGAGGCGAAGGGGAAGCCTCACCCCAG TTTCTCCTGGACCAGAAATGGGACCCACTTTGACATCGACGAGGACCCCAACGTGACCATGAAGCCCCACTCCGGGACCCTTGTGGTGGACATCAGCAGAGCGAAGGCGGAACATTATGAGTCCGTGTACCAGTGCACATCGAGGAACAAACATGGAACTGCTGTTTCCAACAACATAGTCGTCCAACAGTCCA GGTCCCCCTTGTGGTCGAAGGAGAAAATCAGGGCAATGGTGGTTCAGGAGGGCGTGTCCTTGGTGCTGGCCTGTCGACCCCCTGCTGGGCTGCCTCCTCCCATCATATTCTGGATGGACAATA ACTTCCAGAGGCTGCCTCAGAGCAGCAGGGTGTCCCAGTCCCTGAACGGAGACCTTTACTTCTCTAATGTTCTCCGAGAGGATACCAGGAACGACTACATCTGCTACGCCCGCTTCCCGTACACACAAACCATTCAGCAGAAACAACCCATCACCGTCAAGGTCCTCAACA TGGATGCAATCAATGACACAATGGCAGCTTTTTACAATGACACTGATTTATTTAGTG AAGAGCCAGCAGATGAGAGGAAGCCAACCTTCCTCAACCCATCtggctcctccagctccaagaTGGTGTTGAGAGGACAGGTGTTAGAAATGGAGTGTATTGCCGAAGGACT GCCCACCCCAGAAATCTCCTGGACCAAAGTGAGCGGCGATCTCCCAGCCAAGCGCACATCTTTCCTGCACTACCAGAAGACCCTACGCATTGTGAACGTGTCAGAATCAGACGCAGGAGATTACCGCTGCACCGCCAGGAATCAGCTGGGCTCGGCGCACCACACCATCCACGTCATGGTCAAAG CTTCTCCATATTGGATCAGTGGCGCCCCCAGGAACCTTGTCCTCGCTCCAGGAGAGAACGGTGTGCTGACCTGCAGGGCCAGTGGCACGCCCAAGCCCTCTGTCACCTGGGCTATGAATGGCATCCCAATAGAGA ATTCCCCTAAGGATCTCAGCAGAAAGGTGGAGGACGACACCATCATCTTCACTGTTGTGCAGACCGGATCCAGCGCCGTCTACCAGTGTAATGTCTCCAATGACTACGGTTACCTCCTGTCCAACGCCTTTGTCAATGTGCTCT CGGAGCCGCCCAGAGTACTGACACAATCCAACAAAGTCTACCAAGTCATCAAAAATCAGCCAGCCCTGATTGACTGCGCTTCCTTTGGGTCACCCATCCCTAAAATTACATG gTTCAAGGACAGTCGGTCCAGCACCCTGGATGGAGACCCTTACATCGTGCATGACAACGGGACTTTAGAGATTCACGTAGCTCAAGCTCGCAATAGTGGCAAATACACCTGCGTGGCCAGAAACATCCTCGGTATCTACGAGAATCACGTCTACTTGGAGGTCAAAG AGCCCACCCGAATCCTGAAGCAGCCGGAGTACAAAGTGGTCCAGAGAGGCAAGTCTGTGGTGTTTGAGTGTAAGGTGAAGCACGACGCCTCGCTCATCCCTACCATGACCTGGCTCAAAGACGACGGAGAGCTGCCCGATGACGAAAG attAATCGTAGACTCTGACAGTCTCACCATCACTGATGTGACTGAGAACGATGCGGGGGTGTACACCTGCATCATGAACACCACTCTGGATCATGACTCAGCCAGCGCTGAGCTCACAGTAGTCG AGGCCACGCCAACACCAGCTGTTGTCTACG AGCGACCCGAC CCCCCAACTGACCTGGAGCTGACGGACCAGAAAAAGAGGAGTGTTCAGCTCACGTGGACCCCTGGAGATGAACACAACAGTCCTATTCAGA AATTTCTAATCCAGTATGAAGACTCACTGCACCACAGAGGTCACTGGCATAATCTTACCGAGGTCTCCGGAACCAAGACGACGGCTCACCTCAAACTGTCCCCCTACATCCACTACACCTTCAGAGTTTTGGCCTTCAACACTGTGGATTTCAGCCGCCCCAGCTTCCCCTCCAGAATGTTTAAGACGGAGCCTGCAG CTCCAGACGAGAACCCGACCGGTGTTCAGGGATTTGGAACAGAACATGATAATCTTGTAATCTCATGGAAG CCGCTGTCAGGCCTCCAGTCTAATGGTCCAGGGCTTCACTATAGAGTGATGTGGAGGCAGGAGGTGGTGGACAGTGATTGGACCGAAGTGACTGTGGCTAACAACTCCAAGTTTGTTGTGTCAGGAACGCCCACATTTGTTCCATATGAGCTAAAAGTTCAGGCAGCAAACGACCATGGACCTGGACCTGAGCCTGCTGTTGCCCACGGCTACTCAGGAGAGGACT TGCCAGTAGCAGCTCCAGAAAATGTGCAGGCCATGGTGCTGAACAGCTCTCTGGCTGAGGTCCACTGGGATCCTGTGCCCTCTAAGTTAATACGAGGACATCTCAAAGGATATAAG GTGTACTACTGGAGAGATCGCAGCCTCCACAAACACAACCCTCATCATGCGGAGAAGCAGATCCTGACCTTCAGTGAGAACCACAACCACGGCATGCTGCCTGGCCTGCACCCCTTCAGTCTCTACTCATTCAATGTCAAGCTTTTTAACGGCAAGGGAGAGGGTCCGTCCAGCCCCACCCAGCAGTTTGAGACACCGGAAGGAG TGCCTAGTCCTCCTGCTTCCCTGTCCGTCACCGACACCAACCTGGACTCTCTCACCCTTGACTGGAGTCCTCCTGCTGACCGTAATGGACACATCACTGGCTACACCCTCAAATATCAGCCAG TCAATAACTCCAATGAGCTGGGCCCAGTGGAGGAGCTGGCCCTGCCCGCCAATGAGACCTCAGTCACTTTGCTCAACCTCAAGTACAGCACGCGCTACAAGTTTTATTTGAATGCGAAAACAGTCAGGGGAGCCGGCCTGGCCATTTCTCGGGAAGCTGTCACCATCATGGATGAAG CTCTAATATCACAGCATGACGTAGATGTGGGCACAG GAAACACGCAAACCCCTCATCCCATTGCACGGTCTCCTCCACACCGTCCGCCCCACAAGG CTCAGCCTGTGAGTCCTTTTGGGAACATTAGCTCCTCGTTTGGAGAGGACGGGACCCTGATCAGTTGGGAGTACTGGGGCCCGGAGAAAAACGTTTATGTAGAATACATAGTGAAAAACA GTGAAGGTGAAGAGGAGTGGCAGAAAGAGCTTGTGAACGGCTCTCAGAATGTTATGCTGAAGGGATTAAAGGGGGGCCTCTCCTATAGGGTGCGTTTGGTGGCCCAAGGTCACCACGACCGGCTGCTCCACCACTCTGAGGAGCTATTGGTCTCGGTCCCAG CTGTGGCGAGCCGACAGGTGGACATCGCCACTCAAGGATGGTTCATTGGCCTCATGTGTGCCATCGCTCTGCTCATTCTGATCCTCCTCATTATCTGCTTCATCCAGAGGAATAAGGGAGGGAAGTATCCTG tcaaagagaaggaggacgcacacacagacccaGAGTTCCAGCCCATGAAAGACGATGACTGTACTTTTGGGGAATACAG